The DNA window GCTCCCCGAAAGCCCGGCGACCGGGTCGCCACCTCTGCAGTCCGCATGTCCTTCACCACCGAGCGCCCCTTCTTCCCGTATCGAGAGCCGGCCGATGAGCAGCAAGCCGCTCCCTCCGACGATCCCGCGAATGCGACGCCCCCCGAGCGCCGTCTCCGCGTGTTTCTGATCGCGCGCTCACGCATGGAGGGTGCGCTCGGTGACGGACGACGCGCCTGGCCTGGCCAGGTGACCTGGGCGACCCTCCTTGCCCCGAGAGGCGCAGCGCCCCCCACGAACATCGAGTCCATCCCCATCCCCTTCGAGGATGCATGGCTCACCGCTTTCGAGGACAACGCGAGCCCGAGGCCTGGCGTCGACGAGGTCTACTTTTCCCCGGCGACCGACCCCAGCCCCTTTCTGCCGGAGCCCGTCGTGATCGTCGAACCCATCAAGCTGCCTCTCCCGCTGGATGTGCTGGCGGTGATCGGGGGTGGGATTTACCTCGCCTGGCGCAGCGCACGGTCACGACAGAGGCCCCCTCCCTCCACGCTGGCGAGCTGAGCGCGACCAGTGCCGCGGTGCGCTCGGAGCGCCCGCCCGCGCCTTCGAAGGACGCTCTCTCGACACAAGAAACCGGAGGTATGCTCCTCCCATGCTCGATGCCGGCGCCGAACTCTCCCCAGAGGTCCCAGAACCCGTCGGAGCGACACGCCTCGGAGTCCTCGTTGGAGGCTCGAGCTACATCCACGCGCGCGACCAGCGCGTGTCCTTCGCCGTCGATCTGCTCGACCTGGATCGCAACGAGCTGCGCACCATCCCGGTCGACTTCCTCGCGCACGGCTTCACGACGCACCCCACTCGCCCACGCCTGGCAGCCCTCTTCGAGAAGCGCGGCCCCAGCGCTTGCCTCGTCGACCTCGCCGAAGCGCGGCTGCTCCAGCCGCTCCTCGCGACCACCGGGCGGGCCTTCTACGGTCATGGCGCCTTCTCACCCGATGGCACGCAGCTCTACGCCGTCGAGATCCGGACGGACACCCACGCCGGGCTCATCACCATCCGCGATACCACCACCCTCCGTGTGCTGGAAGAACTCCCGACCTACGGGGACAACCCGCACGACTGCGTGCTTCTCGACGACGAGAAGACCCTCGTCGTCACCAATGGCGGTGGCGACCTGCAGAGCAAGCGCGACCCTTCCGTCACCTTCATCGACCTGACCTCCCGCAAGCTGCTCGAGCGCATCATCTTGCCCGATCCCAAGATCAACGCCGGGCACATCGCCGTGACGAGCCGAGGCGATTTCGCGCTGGTATCCGCGCCCCGCGATGGACTGGACGAGAAGACCGCGCTCGGTGGCCTCTCTCTCCGAAGCCAGAAGCGCAGACCCGAGCGCATGAAGGCCCCTTCCGCCATCGTCTCCCGGATGGTGGGCGAGTCCCTCAGCGTTGCAATCCACGAGCCTTCCCGGGTCGTCGCAGCCACGAGCCCTCACGGCGGTCTGCTCACGTTCTGGCACCTCGACCGAAAGAAGCTGCTCAAGAGCTTCGATCTGGAGTCCGTCCGTGGAGTCACCCTGTCGCTGGACCAGAGCACCTTCATCGTGACGCACGGCCGAGGATCCCGGCTCTTCATCACGACGGACACCCTGGAGCTCGTCGCGGGTAGCGAGACCACCACCGGCCGCTTCACCGGCTCTCACGTGTACACCTGGCGCCCCTCCTGAACCGACAGCCAGCCGTCGACCTCCCGCAGCGACGGCACCTGGCAACGGGTCGCGCCCCGAGCACCTCACCGCGACCCCGGTCGGGACGCCACCTTCGCCTCCCTTCCGCTCCGCGACGCAACCCTCCCGGGGCCCCGAGCATCAACCCATCGACGTTCAGGAGCTGGCAGCAACGGAGGCAAGCGCATGGGCTACGCAAGCGACCCGAAGTGGTGGAACGACGAGACCACGTCCGGCTGGACACGCGTGAAGGAGGCGCTCCATCGCGACTGGGAGCAGACCAAGGCCGATTTCTCGAAGCATGGGGGCCAGGAGCTCGACCAGAATGTGAAGGACACGGTGAAGCAGGCGACGGGCCAGCAGCCCATTCCCCCGCCCGGAGTCCCCAATACCGACTGGGAGCACGAAGAGCAGGGACTACGCTATGGCTGGGGTGCCGCCGGGCACTACCGAGACCATGCCGAGTGGAATGAAGGCGTCGAGAGCAAGCTCAAGACCGAGTGGGAAGACCTCAAGAATGGACGGACCTGGGAAGAGATCAAGGCGTCCGCTCGCCGAGGGTGGGACGCGGCGCGACGCAAGCTCTCTTGAGGGGCGCTCCCTCGTGGGCTCCCTCAATGCCCGGAGACGACGCGCAGTGACGCCGTGAGCGTGTGAACCAGCGCGCTCACTGGCAACGCCCCTCTTCCACGTCACAGAGCCTCGACGCGCAGTCCAGGTCGTCGTAGCAGGCCTGCCCCGGTCCGCATTGCAAGGGGCAGAACTCTCCGCAATCGATGTCCGCTTCCGACCCGTTGAGGATGCCGTCGCTGCAGCCATCGTCGCACACATCGTTCGTGCAGATCAGGCTGTCGCAGTCATCGTCGACGAGACATCGCCGGCCGTTCGCGCAGTAGTTACACCCCTCGTCGAGCCCACCGCAATCGACGTCCGTCTCTGAACCATTCTGGACACCATCCGAGCAAGATGGCCGCTCGCATACCCCGACGAGGCATACCCCCGTGGCACAGTCCTCGTGCTCCTTGCACGTCCGGTTCGTCCCGCAGGGCGCGCAAGGGCCTCCGCAGTCGACGTCGGTCTCACCGCCATTTTTTCGATCATCCTCGCAAGACCCCACCAGCTCCTCGTCCGACGGCGCGGTGAGCAGGCAAGACAGCGCGAGGACGGGCCAGGCGAGGACGAAAGGGGTGAGCAGCGGCCGGTGGTGCATGGGGTTCGAGGAGTGAGAGGGCGATCGTTCACCTGTCAGAAGGAACCGATGGCCACGAGTCCTCCGGGCTGGAGTGTGACCGTCAGCCGCGGAGGGGGCTTCTCTTTGCCGCTGTTGTGAAGCAACGCGACCACGGTCGCTGCCCCCAGCGCCGCGACCCCGATTCCCAGCGACAGGTCGGCGAGCAGATAGCTTCTGCGCATGGCATCGACATCCTCCTGGCGACAACGCGGCGCGCAGGAGTCTTCCAGCTCTCCTTGCTCGGACTTCCCCAGCAGCCCCCAGAAGACGAAATTGCCCAGCCCTCCAGCGGCCACGCCTCCCAGCACATAGGACAGGACAGGGATCTGGAACGGCTCCGGTGGCGGAGGGGGTGGGTAGCCGAAGACGGCCGTGAGCTTTCGGTTTCGCTGCCCCTCCAGGATCAGCACGCTGCGTTCGAGGACTTTTCCCTTGCTGGACACGTAGCGGAACGCACGCTGCCCGGGATCGACCTCGATGGCCCGCCCGTCGAGGCTTCCAGCCACCTCCGCCCCATCGATGAAAACTTTCACCTCGGCCGTGGGCTGACCGATCTCGTCACGCGCTTCGATCACCACGCTGGGCTGTTTCTCGTTCAGTTCCCCCATGAACTGGACGCACTCCTTGCGCACGGCACCTGGACAGGTCTCCCGCCCGCACGTGATGAAGGCCTCCCGCGCCTCGGTGAA is part of the Chondromyces crocatus genome and encodes:
- a CDS encoding DUF1513 domain-containing protein is translated as MLDAGAELSPEVPEPVGATRLGVLVGGSSYIHARDQRVSFAVDLLDLDRNELRTIPVDFLAHGFTTHPTRPRLAALFEKRGPSACLVDLAEARLLQPLLATTGRAFYGHGAFSPDGTQLYAVEIRTDTHAGLITIRDTTTLRVLEELPTYGDNPHDCVLLDDEKTLVVTNGGGDLQSKRDPSVTFIDLTSRKLLERIILPDPKINAGHIAVTSRGDFALVSAPRDGLDEKTALGGLSLRSQKRRPERMKAPSAIVSRMVGESLSVAIHEPSRVVAATSPHGGLLTFWHLDRKKLLKSFDLESVRGVTLSLDQSTFIVTHGRGSRLFITTDTLELVAGSETTTGRFTGSHVYTWRPS